A stretch of the Malus sylvestris chromosome 10, drMalSylv7.2, whole genome shotgun sequence genome encodes the following:
- the LOC126585222 gene encoding uncharacterized protein LOC126585222 has protein sequence MAAIVKEILARPIQLADQVSKAADEAQSNKQECMELKSKTEKLAGLLRQAARASNDLYERPTRRIIDETEQALDKALTLVIKCRATGLMKRVFTIIPSGAFKKIGQLLDNHIGDVSWLLQVSAPADDRDDEYLGLPPIASNEPILCLIWEQIAILYTGSMEKRSDAAASLVSLARDNDRYGRLIIEEGGVPPLLKVAKEGGKEGQESAARAIGLLGKDPESVEQIVNAGVCPVFAKILKEGHMKVQALVAWAVSELAENHPKCQDPFAQNNVIRLLVSHLAFETIQEHSKYTIPSKEQMSLHSIVMASNNNTEHQTVHPITGNQNMFSQIQNVVKSTMATNNQGPAPPGSGHAQGKPTQNNNHQNLHHQPPSHHIARPHNHHVALSGASIKGREYEDPETKAEMKAMAARALWKLAKGNASVCGSITESRALLCFAVLLETGSWEVQQNSANALMEITAVAEQNADLRRSAFKPTSPACKAVVEQLLKIIKKADSDLLEPCIQAIGNLARTFRATETRFIGPLVKLLDETELNISTAAVIALNKFACTENFLHVNHCKAIIEAGGTKHLIQLVYFGESRVQIPSLTLLCYIALHIPDSETLAQEEVLIVLEWSIKQAHLANEPSVEELLPEAKSRLELYQSRGSRGFY, from the coding sequence ATGGCGGCGATTGTGAAAGAGATCCTGGCAAGGCCAATACAATTGGCAGACCAGGTGAGCAAGGCCGCCGACGAGGCACAATCTAACAAACAAGAGTGCATGGAGCTTAAATCCAAGACTGAGAAGCTCGCTGGCCTCCTCCGCCAGGCAGCGCGTGCGAGCAATGATCTCTACGAGCGCCCCACGCGTCGCATCATCGACGAAACCGAACAAGCCCTCGACAAGGCCCTCACCCTCGTCATCAAGTGCCGAGCCACCGGCCTTATGAAACGTGTATTCACCATCATCCCCAGCGGCGCCTTCAAAAAGATCGGTCAGCTACTCGACAACCACATTGGCGACGTGTCATGGCTCCTCCAAGTCTCAGCCCCTGCCGACGACCGTGATGATGAGTATCTAGGGCTCCCCCCGATCGCCTCTAATGAACCGATCCTCTGCCTTATCTGGGAACAGATTGCGATCCTCTACACTGGCTCGATGGAGAAGCGATCTGATGCGGCAGCTTCTTTGGTGTCGTTGGCGAGAGACAACGACAGGTACGGGAGGCTGATCATTGAGGAAGGCGGGGTGCCTCCGCTGCTGAAGGTGGCGAAGGAAGGAGGAAAGGAAGGGCAGGAGAGCGCCGCCAGGGCAATTGGGTTGTTGGGAAAGGACCCCGAAAGCGTCGAGCAGATTGTGAACGCCGGCGTCTGCCCAGTGTTTGCGAAAATCCTCAAAGAAGGCCACATGAAAGTCCAGGCGCTCGTTGCTTGGGCGGTCTCCGAATTGGCGGAGAATCATCCGAAATGCCAAGACCCTTTTGCGCAAAACAATGTCATCCGATTGCTCGTAAGTCATCTCGCTTTCGAGACGATTCAGGAGCACAGCAAGTACACTATCCCCAGCAAGGAACAAATGTCGTTGCACTCGATTGTGATGGCGAGCAACAACAACACGGAGCATCAGACGGTACACCCGATAACTGGGAATCAAAACATGTTTAGTCAGATACAGAATGTTGTGAAAAGCACAATGGCTACGAACAATCAGGGTCCGGCTCCCCCCGGCTCTGGTCATGCCCAGGGGAAGCCAACTCAAAATAACAATCACCAGAACCTTCATCATCAGCCTCCGAGTCACCACATCGCAAGACCGCACAATCACCACGTGGCGCTGTCAGGGGCCAGCATCAAGGGGAGGGAGTACGAGGACCCCGAAACCAAGGCGGAGATGAAGGCAATGGCGGCGAGGGCGCTGTGGAAACTTGCCAAGGGGAATGCGAGTGTTTGTGGTAGCATCACGGAGTCAAGAGCGCTTTTGTGTTTCGCGGTTTTGCTAGAAACAGGTTCTTGGGAAGTTCAGCAGAATTCGGCCAATGCGCTTATGGAGATCACCGCGGTGGCAGAGCAGAATGCGGACTTGAGGCGGTCGGCCTTCAAGCCGACATCACCCGCCTGCAAAGCAGTGGTCGAGCAGCTGCTGAAAATAATCAAAAAGGCAGACTCCGACCTGCTTGAACCGTGCATCCAAGCGATCGGAAACTTAGCAAGAACTTTCAGAGCGACGGAGACGCGATTCATTGGGCCATTGGTGAAGCTGCTCGACGAAACAGAACTGAATATCTCTACAGCGGCTGTGATTGCACTGAACAAGTTTGCATGCACTGAGAATTTCCTCCACGTAAATCACTGCAAAGCGATTATAGAAGCTGGGGGAACCAAGCATCTAATTCAACTGGTTTATTTTGGGGAATCCAGGGTGCAGATTCCGTCATTGACTCTGCTGTGCTACATTGCGCTGCATATTCCGGACAGCGAGACGCTTGCTCAGGAGGAGGTGCTGATTGTGCTAGAGTGGTCGATAAAGCAGGCTCATCTGGCGAATGAACCGTCAGTCGAAGAATTATTACCGGAAGCTAAAAGTAGGCTGGAGCTTTATCAGTCTAGAGGATCAAGAGGATTTTATTGA
- the LOC126584319 gene encoding uncharacterized protein LOC126584319, with protein sequence MRGQWNGLQSLFIKECSSAYYVHCFAHQLQLALVAASKEVVVIWLFFSTLGSIVNVITTSPKHHTQLQVAHTVNIEELVGVGELETGRGANQIGTIHRPGATRWGSHYDSVCDLIHMYNASCTVLENIKNDRSATNSSCGEATGAYNAIRSFEFTFILHLLQEIMGITDILCRELQNKSQDILNAMNLVTATKDVLQKLRLDGWATFIDKVSLFCKKHDVDMLDMNAQYKVGTGRSYQQTDHITFEHHYHIDIFNNAIDFQLAELNSRFSEEAMELLILSSALEPREAFKAFNIDHICKLAEILFYGFHRKRATYVEM encoded by the coding sequence ATGCGAGGTCAGTGGAATGGGCTACAATCTTTATTTATTAAAGAGTGTTCATCTGCTTATTACGTGCATTGTTTTGCTCATCAACTGCAATTGGCATTAGTTGCAGCATCAAAAGAAGTAGTTGTTATCTGGTTATTCTTTTCAACATTAGGTTCAATTGTAAATGTTATTACTACTTCTCCAAAGCATCATACTCAGCTGCAGGTTGCACACACAGTGAACATTGAAGAGTTGGTGGGTGTTGGTGAACTTGAGACGGGAAGAGGAGCTAATCAAATCGGTACTATACATCGACCTGGAGCTACTCGTTGGGGTTCTCATTATGATTCAGTGTGTGACTTGATACATATGTACAACGCGTCTTGTACAGTACTTGAGAACATAAAGAATGATAGATCTGCTACAAACTCTTCGTGTGGGGAAGCTACTGGTGCTTATAATGCAATCAGATCTTTTGAATTTACTTTCATCTTGCATCTATTGCAGGAGATCATGGGAATCACTGATATCCTTTGTCGTGAACTGCAAAATAAGTCACAAGACATTCTGAATGCTATGAATCTAGTCACTGCTACAAAAGATGTCCTCCAGAAGTTGCGATTGGATGGTTGGGCTACCTTTATTGATAAAGTGAGTTTATTTTGCAAAAAACATGACGTTGATATGCTCGATATGAATGCTCAATACAAAGTAGGAACTGGCCGTTCTTATCAGCAAACAGATCATATTACATTTGAGCATCATTATCACATTGATATCTTCAATAATGCAATAGATTTTCAGTTGGCAGAGCTAAATAGCAGGTTTAGTGAGGAGGCAATGGAACTTCTTATTCTCAGTTCAGCTTTAGAACCAAGAGAAGCTTTTAAGGCGTTCAACATTGATCATATTTGCAAGCTTGCAGAAATTTTATTCTATGGATTTCATAGAAAAAGAGCTACATACGTTGAGATGTGA